GTCCAAACCCAAAAACGCCCTAAAAATCACCCTAGAATTTGCAGAACCTCCCAAAACACCCTAGATTATTGCACGTTTACCCCCCACTGCGACTTACTGAAATACAATGATGATATGGGTGTATGGGTCCCCCCCCCCCATACACTCACCCATACATTCCCTCACTGATATACCCCCCCTACCCCCCCTATGGACTCTCAGCCTACACCCTTCACCCTTCTTGGTTcctcgtctgtctgtcacccTGAAATATTACCCTAGATAAAGATATTTCAGTCATTTTATCCCTAGattactatgactactactactactactactactactactactactactactactactattactactactactactattactatttgaaggaaagatatgaagaacatctgtttgtttgtttgtttgtttgtttatctcaaggttgtgttatgtgtgttaataataaggtgtacatgtgtgcgtttgtgtgtacgcgtgtgtgtgtatgtgcgtgtgtgtttcttaatctcatgtacacacacacacatacacacacatgcgtacatacatacaaacgcacacaaacgtacacagattttcaaattatatatatataaccattgTACTGTGAGAGAATACGTACATGTGACTGTtttttatgtacacacacacacacacacacacacacacacacacacacacacacacacacacacacacacacacacagtagatgtttaaaaggaaaaaaaaagaaaaaatataggaggaggaggaggaggaggaggaggaggaggagaaagagaaagagaagatggtgctaaagagagagagagagagagagagagagagagagagagagagagagagagagagagagagagagagagagagagagagagagagagagagagagagagagagagagagagagagagagaaaatatatatattaacctaacctaaccaaagtattatattatattattattattattattattattattattattagtgtgtgtgtgtgtgtgtgtgtgtgtgtgtgtgtgtgtgtgtgtgtgtgtgtgtgtgtgtgtgtgtgtgtgtgtgtaactataacaacacacaccactaaTACAACCacagtctacacacacacacacacacacacacacacacacacacacacacacacacacacacacacacacacacacacacacacacacacacacacagatattagACAATCAATCTATATcatatcggagagagagagagagagagagagagagagagagagagagagagagagagagagagagagagagagagagagagagagagagagagagagaaacttccaagctttaattatttatatatatatatagtgtgtgtgtgtgtgtgtgtgtgtgtgtgtgtgtgtgtgtgtgtgtgtgtgtgtgtgtgtgtgtgtgtgtgtgtatgtatgtgtgtgtgtgtgtgtgtgcgcgtacaTATCTCTTTTCTAGTATTACTATGTGTACTTCCTATGTgcttcccaaacacacacacacacacacacacacacacacacacacacacacacacaataataataataataataataataataataataataataaaagatcaAAGAGATTACATATAAATAACTAATATAATAATAGTGtagaatatatagaaagagaaaaatagatgatgatgatgatgataataataataataataataatgataataggagtgaagacagtttatatagatatacatataaataaattagaaaaataaataaataaataaataaataaatgaagtaaaacaGCCAAACTCGTGCCAAAAattagaaaacaacaaaaaaaaacaaaaaaaaaaaaaagacaaaaaaaacaaaaaaataaataaatagaacaataaaataaagaaaatagcagAATATTTAAACAACCCTTTCTTAAACCACACCTAACCCCCCTTTTAACCCCTTCCCCCTGGCCCCATACCCCCCAGAGCCCCAGAGACATTCCTACCCCCCCATACCCCCATGAATAGTCCCTGTGTTTGCGATAGTTAGGATTGCAGTAGTTAGAGAACAGTTTAGCAGTAGTGGTCTGTGAAACGAGGTCATTAGCTAAGTTTGTGTATAGTGGTTCTTgtgctgtgtctgtctgtctgtctgtctgtccttgtctgtagagagagagagagagagagagagagagagagagagagagagagagagagagtattgtaaTAAGAATTGTGCTTCAGTATcactatttgagagagagagagagagagagagagagagagagagagagagagagagagagagagagagagagagagagagagagagagagagagaacataagtaACTTAAAACCAAAAAAAGTAACAGTATTTTTAgcttaggaaaaaataaataaataaaaaagaataaaaaaaaatatattgtcaatttttttaagtggagagggagagaaaataaaaaaaataggcctaaaaacaagaaatttaGGCCTAAacagattaaagagagagagagagagtcatttttttctcttttttttatgcaaagtTACAATTTTaagatgtctgtctgtctgtctgtctgtctgtctgtctgtgcatttgtttgtttgtttgtttgcttgtttgtttgtttgtttgtcgtgTTTGTCTGTTGTTGTGTAGGGTACATCACTATTACCgcactgtttgtttgtttgtttgtttgtttgtttcatagctctgtgactgtgtgtgtgtgtgtgtgtgtgtgtgtgtgtgtgtgtgtgtgtgtgtgtgtgtgtgtgtgtgtgtgtgtgtgtgtgtgtgtgtgaatgttctATGTATATTCTAACCTaatcccagcacacacacacacacacacacacacacacacacacacacacacacacacacacacacacacactaagtatGTGCCAATTATTCtcactagcacacacacacacacacacacacacacacacacacacacacacacacacacacacacacacacacacacacacacacacacacacacacacaattcctgCCGTTAAGTTGGCTATCCTGCCGACCACCGCatccctccacacaaaactgtccaaacacacacacacacacacacacacacacacacacacacacacacacacacaccaaactttCACTCCACACCAACTAAacatcaccaaacacacacagaaacacgaacaacacacacacacacacacacacacacacacacaagcttccacccccccccccacctatATACGCtgcttataataaaaaataattaaaaaaaacattaaaaaaacaccaaaaaacattattattattgagaaaTGCTCCTTGGATTATTATTAAAATATATCCCACCTGTTTCATTCGTTTTAttaccactgtgtgtgtgtgtgtgtgtgtgtgtgtgtgtgtgtgtgtgtgtgtgtgtgtgtgtgtgtgtgtgtgagacttaagtgaaaaaggaagaggagaacagaaaaaaatatgaagaggaggaagagaaaggaaataaatagaaaaaaaggagagagagagagagagagagagagagagagagagagagagagagagagagagagagagagagagagagagagagagagagaaatgagaggacgagaaggaaggaagaaggaaaagaatgaaaataaggagagaggaagaaaaggaagagaaaggaagatgagagaaagatgataataataataataataataataataagaagaagaagaagaagaagaagaagaagaagaagaagaagaagaagaagaagaagaagaagaagaagaagaagaagaagaagaagaagaagaagaacaacaacaacaacaacaacaacaacaacaacaacaacaacaacaacaacaatagtaataataataataactaaaccaagaacaatatcaagaactcagaaagaagaagaagaagaagaaaaaaagaagaagaggaacaacaacaacaacaacaacaacaacaacaacaacaacaacaacaacaacacgttcAGAAACACCActacacctaaccttacctaacccctTCTACAGCGCCTCCCTACACACCTGCCGCTACACCTGCCCGCCAGACACACCCTACACCTCTTGACACACCTGCACGCCACACCTGAACACGAGACACCCACTATTTACGccagaaataaggaaatagtgATGTTTACTGATTTATCGCCTTGTGTCACGCCGCCATGAGGAGTCTGAGTCCACAGCGTTCATAAtagcgaatttttttttttttcgttcgtttttcttGTTGGTGGTGACTAAATGCTTGTCTGGGTTTCGTAAAattatgttgtttattttttttttgtgtgtatttagatttgattgtgtttttttttttgccttttctctctctctccctctcattagtttattgttatttaaatgCTAGTTATATCTTCTAGCTAACTGCCTTTCTTAaaattacgattttttttttcatttcagttattgttttatttagtttcgtcctttttttatatatttattttcactcacacacacagacacacacacacacacacacacacactgcatcaccctcaaacacccaaaaacacacaaaaaacacacaattccctcccaaaaacacccaaaaaacacaattatttcaaaaacacacaaaaaacacacaattcccatgcaaaacactcaaaaaacgcacaattcccttccaaaacacaaaaaacacacaattcccttccaaaacacacaaaaaacacacatttcccatgcaaaacactcaaaaaacgcACAATTCCCttcgaaaacacacaaaaaacacacatttcccatgcaaaacactcaaaaaacgcacaattcccttccaaaacacacaaaaaacgcacaattcccttccaaaacactcaaaaaacacacaattcccttccaaaacacacaaaaaacacacaattcccttccaaaacacacaaaaaacacacaattcccttccaaaacacacaaaaaacacacaattcccttccaaaacacacaaaaaacacacaattcccttccaaaacacacaaaaaacacacaattcccttccgaaacacacaaaaaacacacaattcccttccaaaacacacaaaaaacacacaattcccttccaaaacacacaaaaaacgcacaattcccttccaaaacacacaaaaaacacacatttcccatgcaaaacactcaaaaaacgcacaattcccttccaaaacacacaaaaaacacacaattcccttccaaaacactcaaaaaacacacaattcccttccaaaacacacaaaaaacacacatttaccttccaaaacactcaaaaaacgcACAATTCCcttgcaaaacacacaaaaaacatacaattcccttccaaaacacacaaaaaacacacaattcccttccaaaacacacaaaaaaacgcACAATTCCTtttcaaaagacaaaaaaaccacacaattcccttccaaaacactaaaaaaacgcACAATTCCttttcaaaacacaaaaaaaaggcacagactcccttctcctactcctatCTACATACCTGAGTTTAGAACACCTGGAAACAcgtggaaaacactggaaattacgttAAATATTGGCGGAGAGACACTGGAAGGCTGTGAGGGTCTCGGGGCTCGGACCGTTGATGACATCGcgggggttgatgacgtcacaggtcCTGAAATTTACGGTAcgtatttaattttgaaattgaccccaagcaaaaatggagctagaccggaatgccttatatattttgacttgacaaatacttaaacttttattgacaatataaaaacatttcaaacctcagtaataataaagaaattttttAAAAACTACCTGAAAAAATGTTGGAACTTTGAGAGCATTAAAAACATTTTTAGCGCCCACAAATTAGGCTCAACAGGAatgtaaaacactttaaaaaatctgaactatttttacaaataataaaaacttgGTTAggagctgaaataaaaaaaaagtatacgaAAAAAACGTTGGAATTTCACATTTCAGCAGGCCTATAAGCCATTTTAAAAGGCCTCATATTTAACTGTACAGGAACACGAAACACTCTATGTATCAGGAACAATTTTTAGAAACGATAAAAACTTAAGTAGAggctgaaacaaaaaaaatagcaatacgGAGGTACAAATTTTAACCGGAAATTCGACCGTTATTTTACGTGTAAACAACATTAAAATCGGCATATTTTCACTTAACACAAACacggaaaacacttaaaaaacaactaagtatttttagaaaccataaaaacttacttaGAAAccgatataagaaaataagaaaatacgaaaaacatTACTGGAACCCCAACAGGCTAGGACAGGCACCGATCCATCATGGCGGCGGCCTCAGGGACGAGACAGCCGCCGCTTGCCCCATTTAAAACCTTCGCCACACGAAAACCAGGCATTGGCGGATATATCTGAATGGCGGACATGAAAACCTAGGCATGCACCTCCACTTTGTGACACGATGGCTTGTGACAGGTGAGAGGTGAAGCAGACAACGGCTCATAAATAAGGAAGACTGGTTTCCGCCTCGGCTCATTCGTTAACAACCCTTCCTATATATCAACATTTAACTAAACCTACAAGTGTTCCGTGACTTGAATGCCAAGAaaacctaaaaaataaataaacaacctcaaaaaaatacccaaataaacaaatgatagGCGATCCAGCCCATGCAGAACCCCATTGAGTCTCCTCCCAGCCTCGTAGTGTCCGCCAATATCTAGCATAatttccaggtatttccaggtatttccagaCGCAGGTTAACAGATAACACACAGGGATCGAGAAGGCTGTTTGTGGTGAAGGCGTGAAGACTGACTCAAGATAGGCTCACTGTACTCACCTGCTTATGTTTCTCTGGCGATGCTTAATCCAGTATGGGCCGATGCACACTTCCTAGGCCTAGTCACACTCAAGCCACGTCCAGGCTACGTTCAGGTCACACTCAGgtcaaggtcaggtcaggtctaGGCACGTATACATGACTTTCAATGGGAACCGTGACCACCAGTGTGTATACTTGCATAGAAataaattattttaatattatgtaACAGACGTGACTGAACTATGACCCCCAGCGTGACCGTCCCTAAGGATACACGACTATCCACTAGAGGGTCCGTGGGGAGACTGAAAAACCTAACAGAAAGAACGTCTTGCCAACCCAGCAGTCACAAGCAGCGCCACCTACGTTAACTCAGCCTGTTTCAGTGTAGTGCCCCGTTTAAAAACAGTACTTTTATTTAATCAGCCCTGCCCGCCCTCGCCCACGCACAGACTGACGCAGAGGCAGGATAAATTTATATATTAACAGGTTTATTTTAAAAGTTTACTTATATTCGCTTCCCACTGTTTCCCCGCTAATGTAATCTAACTGGCAACACACCCAGACGAGTAACCAACTACTTAACTAATAGTCTTAACCACTAATCTGCtcgttactgagagagagagagagagggagagagagagagaaaagagagagcgCACCGAGCCGAAACTGTGAAGCGACGAATGTGCGAGACTAGGCGAATTCACCCTTGCTTGACTAACGACGTGTCCGACCGCCCTTATGCCTGCCAGTGTCTTAAATGCACTTCATAGTTATTTCTGTGGTGCTGTGTGATATATGGACGCACAGAGAGGCGTGTTAAAGGCGTGTTTACCTCCCCAAACTCGTGCGCTGCTGTTCCCCGTCCCACTGAGCGTGTCACCATCGCAGCCGTGTCCAGCCACCCAGCCCCAGGAGAGCTCTCAGCCATCACGGTTTTCTCAAGGCCAGAGAGATAATTAGCCagcttctcaagagtgcttctgcTGTTGTTTATGTAgatatattgttaatctgtcactacaaccataaaaatgcccttaaaaacccgcggaATTTCAATTAGAGACTTGAAAGTGGAGTCGCGGATTAGTTTCAGAACACGGGCGGCGGGGAAAGACCGACACACGCCACGCATTCCGTTAAaaatttatcttctttattctgTTAGCACGTCATTCTAAGCTTTCGTGGCtgacgtagaaaaaaaaagagagggagaaagggagagggaacgagagacccgaaaaaaaaaaaaaaatcgtgactTTCCTTGATCTGTTAAGGTGTGACTCCCCGCGCCTGCTGACTGAACCTGATGCTAGATGACTCGGTTGGCTTCCTTTAACCTTCCTGTCACCCGCCGCCCTTCATCAGGAGCCTTTTACTTGCCGATAAGTTGGTCCACCAGGGATGATAGAAGGCGTATGGGTGTATGGAGGAAGGCAAGCACTGGCTCCATTTGTCGTCTCAGCTTACAAGACGCCACGCTATCACCACGCGGCGCCCCTCGCGTAAACTTATCACACTAAATAGATAAGTCAATGAAGAATAAACAAGCCAATTATAaaatacacattaaaaaaattaaaactgaaaaaaaaaataaaataaaatcgaTATATTAAGATGAACTGAAACTGACACTGACAAAACacgataaataaagaaaaaataaataaataaaggctaaGCACACACATTACTTCTTGttaaatatacacaaaattgaaaataactttaaaaaaataaacattaaaagaaaacgaaccgAAAACGCACAAACAAACCGAACTTGATGTCGACGAGATAGACCAAAACAAATACGAGCATTCCAGTGAGTGAtattttgttgttactgttatttcatcatttccACGCCTTTGTCCATTGTTACTGAGGGGGAAATGACTTGAAATAGATGTAAATAGAGGTTATTTATCTGTGTCTCGTAGAATATTGTGCAAATTatgtttttattgatatttttttaaagggaaaggtacgagagagagagagagagaggatggagaagggagagaaagaggaggaggagaaggaaatgaaaaggaggaaacagaaagaatgaagaggggaagagagagagagagagagagagagagagagagagagagagagagagagagagagagagagagagagagagagagagacggaggaggaggagaaggaagggaaggatgaagaggaaatagaaggaatgaagaggaggaagtaggcacattagtagagagagagagagagagagattctactactactactactactactactactactactactacaactacaactacaaccactattTCAGATGCCAAACGAAGAACAAGACAcacagaaaatggaaggagggacagaagcacaggaaacagagaagaaggaggagaaggaagacaagaaagaggaggaggaggaagaggaggaggagggagagaaggtgaaggataaTGAAGGGGAGGATGCAAGGCTGGATTACGACAAGAAGACGAGCCGTGGAGAACTGGCGGTGAAAGTGATCTGCCTCGGTGACAGTGCTGTGGGGAAgagcaagtgagagagagagagagagagagagagagttgtatgtttaaataagagaaagagaaaggttattgaattaaatgttttatagataaggagagagagagagagagagagagagagagagagagagagagagtagcttgTATGtttaaataagagaaagaaaagttattgaattaaatgttttatagataaggagagagagagagagagagagagagagagagagagagagagagagagagttgtatgtttaaataagagaaagagaaaagttattgaattaaatgttttatagataaggagagagagagagagagagagagagagagagagagagagttgtatgtttaagtaagagaaagagaaaagttattgaattaaatgttttatagataaggagagagagagagagagagagagagagagagagagagagagagagagagagagagagagagagagagagagagagtagcttgTATgtttaaataagagaaaaaaagttattgaattaaatgttttatagataaggagagagagagagagagagagagagagagagagagagttgtatgtttaaataagagaaagaaaagttattaaattaaatgttttatagataaggagagagagagagagagagagagagagagagagtagcttgTATGtttaaataagagaaagagaaaagttattgaattaaatgttttatagataaggagagagagagagagagagagagagagagagagagagagagagagagagagagagagagagagagttgtatgtttaaataagagaaagagaaaagttattgaattaaatgttttatagataagagagagagagagagagagagagagagagagagagagagagagagagagagagagagagagttagttgtttgtttaaataagagaaagaaaaaagttattgaattaaatgttttatagataaggagagagagagagagagagagagagagagagagagagagagagagagagagagagagagagagagagagagagagagagagagagagttggttgtatgtttaaataagagaaagagaaaagttattgaattaaatgttttatagatgagagagagagagagagagagagagagagagagagagagagagagagagagagagagagagttgtatgtttaaataagagaaagagaaaagttattgaattaaatgttttatagatgagagagagagagagagagagagagagagagagagagagagagagagagagagagagttgtatgtttaaataagagaaagagaaaagttattgaattaaatgttttatagataaggagagagagagagagagagagagagagagagagagagagagagagagagagagagagagagagagagagagagagagagagagttttatgtttaaataagagaaaaagaaaagttattgaattaaatgttttatagataaggagagagagagagagagagagagagagagagacagttagTTGTATGtttaaataagagaaagaaaaaaagttattgaattaaatgttttatagataaggagagagagagagagagagagagagagagagagagagagagagagagagagagagagagagagagagagagagttggctgtatgtttaaataagagaaagagaaaagttattgaattaaatgttttataaagagagagagagagagagagagagagagagagagagagagagagagagagagagagagagagagttgtatgtttaaataagagaaagagaaaagttattgaattaaatgttttatagataaggagagagagagagtgacagagagagagagagagagagagagagagagagagagagagagagagagagagagagagagtagcttgTATGtttaaataagagaaagaaaaaagttattgaattaaatgttttatagataaggagagagagagagagagagagagagagagagagagagagagagagagagagagagagagagagagagagagagagagaaaaaaacaaaaacaaacaaacaaagaaacaaacaaacaaatacatgaaaaaataacaaaaaacaaccaaaataatcaaaataaataaataaaagcagcctaacccccctttccccctccccctccccccaggtTGGTGGAGAGGTTCCTGTTGGAcggctaccaccaccagcagctctCCACCTTCGCCCTGACCCTCCACCGCTACCGCACCACGATTAACGAGGCCAACGTGCTCGTGGGTGAGTCAGAGTGGAGAGGTggtgaaggatggagagagagagagagagagagagagagagagagagagagagagagagagagagagagagagagagagagaggagggggcaagaatgaggaatagagagagaaagagaagtatttatgttaatgagaataataatgataacaataataataataataataataataatgatgatgatatttaaagagagagagagagagagtgctgtgttaatattgctactattactactcttaCTATCCCAGCACTGACTAACAATCTAgacataaactaacctaacttaacctaacctaacttgacctaacctaacgtaacctaacctaacctaacctaacctaacctaacctaacttaacctaacctaacctaacctaacttaacctaacctaacctaacctaacttaacctaacctaacctaacctaacttgacctaacctaacctaaccttacttgacctaacttaacccaacttgACCCAGCCCAGTGTACAttcctctcattatttttttatcattttccgttttccttcaaGATTTTTGGGACACCGCTGGCCAGGAGAGGTTTCAGACAATGCACCCTTCCTATTACCACCAggtgaggacacacacacacacacacacacacacacacacacacacacacacacacacacacacacacacacacacacacacacacacacacacacacacacacttatgccCCCAAAAATCATTTAGAAAAATATCCCTTTCTTtttaacacacaaaaaacaaacaattcccttgcaaaacacacaaaaaacacacaatttccttgcaaaacacacaaaaaacacacaattcccttccaaaacacacaaaaaacacacaattcccttccaaaacacacaaaaaacacacaattcccttccaaaacacacaaaaaacacacaattcccttgcaaaacacacaaaaaacactctattctcttccaaaacacacaaaaaaacacacaattccctttcaaaacacccaaacacacacacacacacacacacgtaacctagcctaaccccCTCCCGACCCCCTCCAGGCCCACGCAGCCATCTTGGTGTTTGACGCGACCCGTAAGGTGACGTACAAGAATTTGGCTCTTTGGTACAAGGAACTGAGAGATCACCGGCCAGAGATTCCCTGCTTCTGTGCTGTGAATAAGATTgatggtgagagggagtggggtagagagagagaga
This window of the Scylla paramamosain isolate STU-SP2022 chromosome 49, ASM3559412v1, whole genome shotgun sequence genome carries:
- the LOC135095441 gene encoding rab-like protein 2A isoform X1; the encoded protein is MPNEEQDTQKMEGGTEAQETEKKEEKEDKKEEEEEEEEEGEKVKDNEGEDARLDYDKKTSRGELAVKVICLGDSAVGKSKLVERFLLDGYHHQQLSTFALTLHRYRTTINEANVLVDFWDTAGQERFQTMHPSYYHQAHAAILVFDATRKVTYKNLALWYKELRDHRPEIPCFCAVNKIDENEDVAGKNFAFAEKNNLNMYYVSASSGTNVVKLFQDAIRAAFEYKKDPSDTTDLILEELQMAG
- the LOC135095441 gene encoding rab-like protein 2A isoform X3; amino-acid sequence: MPNEEQDTQKMEGGTEAQETEKKEEKEDKKEEEEEEEEEGEKVKDNEGEDARLDYDKKTSRGELAVKVICLGDSAVGKSKLVERFLLDGYHHQQLSTFALTLHRYRTTINEANVLVDFWDTAGQERFQTMHPSYYHQAHAAILVFDATRKVTYKNLALWYKELRDHRPEIPCFCAVNKIDENEDVAGKNFAFAEKNNLNMYYVSASSGTNVVKLFQDAIRAM